The proteins below are encoded in one region of Alistipes communis:
- a CDS encoding GGGtGRT protein: MASLFESYERRIDKINAVLAQYGINGVEDAKAICAEKGLDPYKTCEETQPICFENAKWAYVVGAAIAIKKGCKNAADAAEAIGEGLQAFCIPGSVADDRKVGIGHGNLAARLLREETQCFAFLAGHESFAAAEGAIKIAEMANKVRKNPLRVILNGLGKDAAQIISRINGFTYVQTKFDYYTGELAIVKETPYSTGLRGKVRCYGADDVREGVAVMWKEDVDVSITGNSTNPTRFQHPVAGTYKKERVLAGKKYFSVASGGGTGRTLHPDNMAAGPASYGMTDTMGRMHSDAQFAGSSSVPAHVEMMGFLGMGNNPMVGATVAVAVAVEQAMK; the protein is encoded by the coding sequence ATGGCAAGTTTGTTTGAAAGCTACGAGCGCAGAATTGATAAAATCAACGCTGTACTTGCTCAGTACGGGATAAACGGCGTGGAAGACGCGAAGGCGATCTGTGCCGAGAAGGGGCTCGATCCCTACAAGACCTGCGAGGAGACGCAGCCGATCTGCTTCGAGAACGCCAAGTGGGCCTATGTCGTAGGCGCCGCCATCGCCATCAAGAAGGGCTGCAAGAATGCGGCCGACGCCGCCGAGGCGATCGGCGAGGGGTTGCAGGCGTTCTGCATTCCCGGATCGGTAGCCGACGACCGCAAGGTGGGCATCGGCCACGGCAACCTGGCCGCACGTCTGCTGCGCGAGGAGACGCAGTGCTTCGCCTTCCTGGCCGGCCACGAATCGTTCGCCGCAGCCGAGGGCGCCATCAAGATCGCCGAAATGGCCAACAAGGTGCGCAAGAATCCGCTGCGCGTGATCCTCAACGGCCTGGGCAAGGACGCCGCACAGATCATTTCGCGCATCAACGGCTTCACCTACGTGCAGACCAAGTTCGACTACTACACGGGCGAGCTGGCGATCGTCAAGGAGACCCCCTATTCGACCGGACTTCGCGGCAAGGTACGCTGCTACGGCGCCGACGACGTGCGCGAGGGCGTGGCCGTGATGTGGAAGGAGGACGTCGACGTGTCGATCACGGGCAACTCGACCAACCCCACCCGCTTCCAGCACCCCGTGGCCGGCACCTACAAGAAGGAGCGCGTGCTGGCCGGCAAGAAGTACTTCTCGGTGGCTTCGGGCGGCGGCACGGGCCGCACGCTGCACCCCGACAACATGGCCGCAGGCCCCGCTTCCTACGGTATGACCGACACGATGGGCCGTATGCACTCGGACGCCCAGTTCGCCGGTTCGTCGTCGGTTCCCGCACACGTGGAGATGATGGGCTTCCTCGGCATGGGCAACAACCCGATGGTCGGCGCTACGGTGGCCGTCGCGGTGGCTGTCGAGCAGGCGATGAAATAG
- the rpoB gene encoding DNA-directed RNA polymerase subunit beta encodes MSTNTTQQRISFSTVKNRVPYPDLLEVQLKSFRDFFQMDTTAENRKNEGLYKVFQENFPITDTRNNFVLEFIDYYVDPPRYSIEECLERGLTYSVPLKAKLKLYCTDTEHEDFGVVVQDVYFGTIPYMTERGTFVINGAERVIVSQLHRSPGVFFGQSMHTNGTKLYSARIIPFKGSWIEFATDINNVMYAYIDRKKKLPVTTLLRAIGFEADQQILEIFDLADEVKVTKANLKKAVGRMLAARVLSTWVEDFVDEDTGEVVSIERNNVIVDRETVLQEEHIEQIIESGAKTILLHKENPSGIDFSIIYNTLQKDPCNSEKEAVVYIYRQLRASEPPDEATARDVIEKLFFSDKRYDLGDVGRFRINKKLGLEIDPEIRTLTREDIIAIIKYLIQLINSRAEVDDIDHLSNRRVRTVGEQLSNQFSVGFVRMARTIRERMNVRDNEVFTPVDLINAKTLSSVINSFFGTSQLSQFMDQINPLAEITHKRRLSALGPGGLSRDRAGFEVRDVHYTHYGRLCPIESPEGPNIGLISSLCVYAKISDMGFIETPYRSVNDGVIDLDNSHIRYYSAEEEEGKVVAQSNVPIDDEGHFLQPNRIKARKGADFPVVTDKEVDLMDVAPNQIASIAASLIPFLEHDDANRALMGSNMMRQAVPLVTCEAPIVGTGIEKDMISDSRIQIVAEGDGEVVFADATQIRIKYERTPDEVVCSFAPEVTTYELPRYRRTNQNTSITLKPVVLTGDRVTKGQILTEGYSTQGGELALGRNLKVAYMPWKGYNFEDAIVISERIQREDIFTSVHVDEYIMEVRDTKRGVEELTSDIPNVSEDATKDLDANGIIRIGANVHPGDILIGKITPKGESDPSPEEKLLRAIFGDKAGDVKDASLKAQPSLHGVVIDTKLYSRAGKEAKKSKAAEKAMLEKLDEKFAAEIADLTKLLVQKLWSLVQGKTTTGVTDYFGAELYAAGTKFTQKMLEELSRQTTDERTGVPTGFLNLGSCGWTSDEHVNALIEATINNYTIEWKKADAAIKREKYNLTNGDELPQTGVIQMAKVYIAKKRKLKVGDKMAGRHGNKGIVARIVRDEDMPFLEDGTIVDICLNPLGVPSRMNLGQIYEAVLGWAGRELGVKFATPIFDGASLDQINEYTAEAGIPRSGRTYLYNGETGERFDQPATVGVTYMLKLGHMIDDKMHARSIGPYSLITQQPLGGKAQFGGQRFGEMEVWALEGFGAANILQEILTIKSDDVTGRAKAYEAIVKGDNLPKPGIPEAMNVLLHELRGLALSVKLE; translated from the coding sequence ATGTCCACAAATACAACACAACAAAGAATTAGCTTCTCGACAGTGAAAAACCGGGTTCCCTATCCGGATCTGCTCGAGGTACAGCTGAAATCATTTCGAGATTTTTTCCAGATGGACACCACGGCCGAGAATCGCAAGAACGAGGGCCTCTACAAGGTGTTTCAGGAGAATTTCCCAATTACGGATACCAGAAACAATTTCGTTCTCGAGTTTATCGACTACTACGTCGATCCGCCCCGTTACTCGATCGAGGAGTGCTTGGAGCGCGGTCTGACGTACAGCGTGCCCTTGAAGGCCAAGTTGAAGCTCTATTGCACCGATACGGAGCACGAAGATTTCGGTGTCGTCGTTCAGGACGTCTATTTCGGTACGATTCCCTATATGACCGAACGGGGTACGTTCGTCATCAACGGTGCAGAGCGCGTCATCGTGTCGCAGCTGCACCGCTCGCCGGGTGTCTTCTTCGGACAGAGCATGCATACCAACGGTACGAAACTCTATTCGGCGCGTATCATCCCCTTCAAGGGGTCGTGGATCGAGTTCGCCACGGACATCAACAACGTGATGTACGCCTACATCGACCGCAAGAAGAAGCTGCCCGTCACGACCCTTTTGCGGGCCATCGGTTTCGAGGCGGATCAGCAGATCCTCGAAATATTCGATCTCGCCGACGAGGTGAAGGTCACCAAGGCCAATCTGAAAAAGGCCGTCGGCCGGATGCTGGCCGCGCGCGTGCTCTCGACGTGGGTCGAGGATTTCGTCGACGAGGATACGGGCGAGGTAGTCTCCATCGAGCGTAACAACGTCATCGTCGACCGCGAGACCGTCTTGCAGGAGGAGCACATCGAACAGATCATCGAGAGCGGTGCCAAGACGATCCTGCTGCACAAGGAGAATCCGTCGGGCATCGATTTCTCCATTATATATAATACGTTGCAGAAAGACCCGTGCAACTCCGAAAAGGAGGCTGTCGTCTACATCTACCGGCAGCTGCGCGCTTCCGAACCGCCCGATGAGGCTACGGCGCGCGACGTGATCGAGAAGCTCTTCTTCTCGGACAAGCGTTACGATCTGGGCGACGTGGGCCGTTTCCGTATCAACAAGAAGCTGGGGTTGGAGATCGATCCCGAAATCCGCACGCTTACGCGCGAGGACATCATCGCCATTATCAAGTACCTCATCCAGCTCATCAACTCGCGCGCCGAGGTGGACGACATCGACCACTTGTCGAACCGCCGTGTGCGCACCGTCGGCGAGCAGCTGTCGAATCAGTTCTCGGTGGGCTTCGTGCGTATGGCGCGTACGATCCGCGAGCGCATGAACGTGCGCGACAACGAGGTCTTCACGCCCGTCGACCTGATCAACGCCAAGACGCTGTCGAGCGTCATCAACTCGTTCTTCGGCACCAGCCAGCTGTCGCAGTTCATGGACCAGATCAATCCGCTGGCCGAAATTACGCACAAACGCCGTCTGTCGGCGCTCGGTCCCGGCGGTCTGTCGCGCGACCGCGCCGGTTTCGAGGTGCGCGACGTGCACTACACGCATTACGGCCGTCTCTGTCCGATCGAGTCGCCGGAAGGTCCCAACATCGGTCTGATCTCGTCGCTGTGCGTCTATGCCAAGATTTCGGACATGGGCTTCATCGAGACGCCCTACCGTTCGGTGAACGACGGCGTGATCGATCTGGACAACAGCCATATCCGCTACTACTCCGCCGAAGAGGAGGAGGGAAAGGTGGTCGCCCAGTCGAACGTTCCGATCGACGACGAGGGCCATTTCCTCCAACCGAACCGTATCAAGGCGCGTAAAGGCGCCGATTTCCCCGTGGTGACGGACAAGGAGGTCGACCTGATGGACGTGGCTCCGAACCAGATCGCTTCGATCGCCGCCAGCCTGATCCCCTTCTTGGAGCACGACGACGCCAACCGTGCGCTGATGGGATCGAACATGATGCGCCAGGCCGTTCCGCTCGTCACGTGCGAAGCGCCGATCGTCGGCACGGGCATCGAGAAGGACATGATCTCCGACAGCCGCATCCAGATCGTCGCCGAGGGCGACGGCGAGGTGGTTTTCGCCGATGCCACGCAGATCCGCATCAAATACGAACGTACGCCGGACGAAGTCGTCTGCTCGTTCGCTCCCGAGGTGACCACCTACGAGCTGCCGCGCTACCGCCGTACCAACCAGAATACGTCGATTACCCTCAAACCGGTCGTGCTGACGGGCGACCGCGTGACGAAGGGGCAGATCCTGACCGAAGGCTACTCGACGCAGGGCGGCGAGCTGGCGCTCGGCCGCAACCTGAAAGTGGCCTACATGCCGTGGAAGGGATACAATTTCGAGGACGCGATCGTGATCTCGGAGCGTATCCAGCGCGAGGACATCTTCACCTCGGTGCACGTCGACGAGTACATCATGGAGGTGCGCGACACCAAGCGCGGTGTCGAGGAGTTGACCTCCGACATTCCCAACGTGAGCGAAGACGCCACGAAGGATCTGGACGCCAACGGTATTATCCGCATCGGCGCCAACGTCCACCCGGGCGACATCCTCATCGGCAAGATCACGCCCAAGGGCGAGAGCGATCCTTCGCCGGAGGAGAAGCTGCTGCGCGCCATCTTCGGCGACAAGGCGGGCGACGTGAAGGACGCTTCGCTCAAAGCGCAGCCCTCGCTGCACGGCGTGGTGATCGACACCAAACTTTACAGCCGCGCCGGCAAGGAGGCCAAGAAGTCGAAGGCCGCCGAGAAGGCGATGCTCGAAAAGCTCGACGAGAAATTCGCCGCCGAGATCGCCGATCTGACCAAACTGCTCGTGCAGAAGCTCTGGTCGCTCGTGCAGGGCAAGACCACGACGGGCGTCACCGACTATTTCGGTGCGGAGCTTTACGCCGCCGGTACGAAATTCACGCAGAAGATGCTCGAAGAGCTGTCGCGTCAGACGACCGACGAGCGCACGGGCGTCCCGACGGGTTTCCTCAATCTCGGATCGTGCGGCTGGACGTCGGACGAGCATGTCAACGCCCTGATCGAGGCTACGATCAACAACTATACGATCGAGTGGAAGAAGGCCGACGCCGCGATCAAGCGCGAGAAGTACAACCTCACCAACGGCGACGAGCTGCCGCAGACGGGCGTCATCCAGATGGCCAAGGTCTACATCGCCAAGAAGCGCAAGTTGAAGGTGGGCGACAAGATGGCCGGCCGTCACGGCAACAAGGGTATCGTGGCGCGTATCGTGCGCGACGAGGACATGCCCTTTCTGGAAGACGGTACGATCGTCGACATCTGTCTGAACCCGCTGGGCGTACCTTCGCGAATGAACCTCGGCCAGATCTACGAGGCCGTGCTCGGTTGGGCGGGCCGCGAGCTGGGCGTGAAGTTCGCCACGCCGATCTTCGACGGCGCTTCGCTCGACCAGATCAACGAGTATACCGCCGAGGCAGGTATCCCGCGCAGCGGCCGCACCTACCTCTACAACGGCGAGACGGGTGAGCGTTTCGACCAGCCGGCCACCGTCGGCGTGACCTACATGCTCAAACTGGGCCACATGATCGACGACAAGATGCACGCCCGTTCGATCGGTCCCTACTCGCTCATCACGCAGCAGCCGTTGGGCGGTAAGGCGCAGTTCGGCGGTCAGCGTTTCGGTGAGATGGAGGTCTGGGCGCTCGAAGGCTTCGGTGCCGCCAACATCCTGCAAGAGATTCTGACGATCAAGTCGGACGACGTGACGGGCCGCGCCAAGGCCTACGAGGCGATCGTCAAGGGCGACAACCTGCCCAAGCCGGGCATTCCGGAGGCGATGAACGTCCTGCTGCACGAGCTGCGCGGTCTGGCGCTTTCGGTCAAACTGGAGTAA
- a CDS encoding GNAT family N-acetyltransferase codes for MVILPATEADLQAVIELVAQGRAALARQGVDQWQDGYPSPETVRRDLLRGDGRIVRIDGAAAAYAAFFFDGEPAYDRIEEGGWAAEGPYVAVHRLVVGERFVRRGVAAALLREAAREALVRGIRSFRIDTHPDNGPMRALLVREGFACRGKVRYEAVRLAYEKPIFG; via the coding sequence ATGGTGATTCTCCCCGCAACCGAGGCCGATTTGCAGGCCGTCATCGAACTCGTCGCCCAGGGGCGCGCGGCATTGGCCCGTCAGGGCGTCGACCAGTGGCAGGACGGCTATCCCTCGCCGGAGACGGTCCGGCGCGACCTGCTGCGCGGCGACGGACGCATCGTGCGCATCGACGGTGCGGCGGCCGCCTACGCCGCCTTCTTCTTCGACGGCGAACCGGCCTACGACCGGATCGAGGAGGGCGGCTGGGCCGCCGAAGGGCCTTATGTGGCGGTGCACCGGCTGGTCGTGGGCGAGCGCTTCGTGCGGCGGGGAGTTGCCGCCGCGTTGCTGCGCGAAGCCGCCCGCGAGGCGCTCGTGCGCGGCATCCGCTCGTTCCGCATCGACACGCATCCCGACAACGGACCTATGCGTGCGCTGCTTGTGAGGGAGGGGTTCGCCTGTCGGGGCAAGGTGCGCTACGAAGCCGTGCGGCTGGCTTACGAGAAGCCGATCTTCGGCTGA
- the rpoC gene encoding DNA-directed RNA polymerase subunit beta', protein MPFNKDNKPAGGYNRISIGLASPEEILAQSSGEVLKPETINYRTYKPERDGLFCERIFGPVKDYECHCGKYKRIRYKGIVCDRCGVEVTEKKVRRERMGHISLVVPVVHIWYFRSLPSKIGYLLGIPSKKLEAIIYYERYVVINPGAAAEQGIERLQTLAEKEYLDVLAALPKGNQSLDDSDPNKFVAQMGAEAIYTLLQQVDLDSMSYALRHKASTETSQQRKSEALKCLNVIESFRASNGLNKPEWMVLKVIPVIPPELRPLVPLDGGRFATSDLNDLYRRVIIRNNRLKRLIEIKAPEVILRNEKRMLQEAVDSLFDNSRKSNAVKNESNRPLKSLSDSLKGKQGRFRQNLLGKRVDYSARSVIVVGPELKMHEMGIPKDMAAELYKPFIIRKLIERGIVKTVKSAKKIIDRKDPVIWGILENVIKGHPVLMNRAPTLHRLGIQAFQPKLIEGKAMQLHPLACTAFNADFDGDQMAVHLPLGNAAILEAQLLMLGSHNVLNPANGAPITVPSQDMVLGLYYITKPRKGVKGEGLVFYGPEEAIIAYNEKRADLHAEVKCMVNDIDENGQRVSVLKDTTIGRILFNQVVPEEVGYINTVLTKKSLRDIIAVVMKKAGADKVAAFLDDIKNMGYRMAFQGGLSFNLDAVIIPEEKEKLVQEGYDRSDAIMEDYNMGLITNNERYNQIIDVWTNINTKLTKVVIDTLVKDQDGFNPVYMMLDSGARGSKEQIRQLSGMRGLMAKPQKSGVEGGQQVIENPILSNFKEGLSVLEYFVSTHGARKGLADTALKTADAGYLTRRLVDVAQDVIINEEDCGTLRGLTATAIKRNDDVVQTLYDRILGRTALNDVIHPLTGEVICKAGQEITEDIAEAIEKSPLESVEIRSVLTCEARHGVCAKCYGRNLATARMVQKGEVVGVIAAQSIGEPGTQLTLRTFHVGGVAGGSVVETNVVSKYEGRLEIEELRTIKGKNAQGEATNVVISRQSEIRIVDPKTEIVLYTHPLPYGATLFMTDGAEVKKGDLICEWDPYNAVIISEFEGKASYENVIEGVTYREERDEQTGLSEKVVIESKDKTKNPVIKIINREGEEVKSYNLPVSAHVVVKDNAKIHAGDILIKIPRAVGKSGGDITGGLPRVTELFEARNPSNPAIVSEIDGEVSFGKIKRGNREIVITSKQGDVKRYLVPLSRQIIVQENDYVKAGSPLSDGAITPSDILRILGPTKVQEYIVNEVQEVYRMQGVKINDKHFEVIVRQMMSKVQIEDPGDTRFFEDQIVDKWEFMDVNDALYDKVVVTDAGDSTSVQPGQIISLRKLRDENSSLKRKDMRQVQVRDIVPATSNQVLQGITRAALQTSSFISAASFQETTKVLNEAAIQGKVDPLENLKENVICGHLIPGGTGLREYDDLLVGLKSDVENLTAAAQ, encoded by the coding sequence ATGCCATTCAACAAAGATAACAAACCGGCTGGCGGCTACAATCGCATTTCGATCGGACTGGCATCTCCCGAGGAGATTCTCGCCCAGTCGAGCGGCGAGGTGCTCAAACCGGAAACGATCAACTACCGAACGTACAAGCCCGAACGCGACGGTCTGTTCTGCGAGCGTATCTTCGGCCCGGTGAAGGACTACGAGTGCCATTGCGGCAAGTACAAGCGTATCCGCTACAAGGGCATCGTCTGCGACCGCTGCGGCGTGGAGGTGACCGAGAAAAAGGTGCGCCGCGAGCGCATGGGCCATATCTCGCTGGTCGTTCCGGTGGTGCATATCTGGTATTTCCGTTCGCTTCCTTCGAAGATCGGCTACCTGCTGGGTATCCCTTCGAAGAAACTCGAAGCGATCATCTACTACGAGCGTTACGTGGTCATCAACCCCGGCGCTGCGGCCGAGCAGGGCATCGAGCGTTTGCAGACGCTCGCCGAGAAGGAGTACCTCGACGTGCTGGCCGCGCTGCCGAAGGGCAACCAGTCGCTCGACGATTCGGACCCCAACAAGTTCGTCGCCCAGATGGGTGCCGAGGCGATCTACACGCTCTTGCAGCAGGTCGACCTCGATTCGATGTCCTACGCCCTGCGTCACAAGGCTTCGACCGAGACCTCGCAGCAGCGTAAGAGCGAGGCGTTGAAGTGCCTGAACGTCATCGAGTCGTTCCGCGCTTCGAACGGGTTGAACAAACCCGAGTGGATGGTGTTGAAGGTGATCCCCGTCATCCCGCCCGAGTTGCGCCCGCTCGTTCCGCTCGACGGCGGCCGTTTCGCCACGTCGGATCTGAACGACCTCTACCGCCGTGTCATCATCCGCAACAACCGCCTCAAACGCCTGATCGAGATCAAGGCGCCGGAGGTGATTCTGCGCAACGAGAAGCGCATGTTGCAGGAGGCCGTCGACTCGCTGTTCGACAACTCGCGCAAGAGCAACGCCGTGAAGAACGAGTCGAACCGTCCGCTCAAATCGCTGTCGGATTCGCTCAAAGGCAAGCAGGGCCGTTTCCGCCAGAACCTGCTGGGTAAGCGTGTCGACTACTCGGCGCGTTCGGTCATCGTCGTCGGCCCCGAGCTGAAAATGCACGAAATGGGTATCCCGAAGGATATGGCGGCCGAGCTGTACAAGCCGTTCATCATCCGCAAGCTCATCGAGCGCGGTATCGTGAAGACGGTCAAATCGGCCAAGAAGATCATCGACCGCAAGGATCCCGTCATCTGGGGTATTCTGGAAAACGTCATCAAGGGGCATCCGGTGCTGATGAACCGTGCCCCGACGCTGCACCGTCTGGGTATCCAGGCCTTCCAGCCCAAGCTCATCGAGGGCAAGGCCATGCAGTTGCATCCGCTGGCCTGTACGGCCTTCAATGCCGACTTCGACGGCGACCAGATGGCCGTCCACCTGCCGCTGGGCAACGCCGCCATTCTGGAAGCGCAGTTGCTGATGCTGGGTTCGCACAACGTGTTGAACCCCGCCAACGGTGCGCCGATCACCGTCCCGTCGCAGGACATGGTTCTGGGACTCTACTACATCACCAAGCCGCGCAAGGGCGTCAAGGGCGAGGGGCTGGTCTTCTACGGCCCCGAGGAGGCGATCATCGCCTACAACGAGAAACGCGCCGACCTGCACGCCGAGGTGAAGTGCATGGTGAACGACATCGACGAGAACGGTCAGCGGGTGAGCGTCCTGAAAGATACGACCATCGGCCGCATCCTCTTCAACCAGGTCGTTCCCGAGGAGGTGGGCTACATCAATACGGTGCTTACGAAGAAGTCGCTGCGCGACATCATCGCCGTGGTGATGAAGAAGGCCGGCGCCGACAAGGTGGCCGCGTTCCTCGACGACATCAAGAACATGGGTTACCGCATGGCTTTCCAGGGCGGTCTGTCGTTCAACCTCGACGCGGTGATTATCCCCGAGGAGAAGGAGAAGCTCGTGCAGGAGGGTTACGACCGTTCGGACGCGATCATGGAGGACTACAACATGGGTCTGATCACCAACAACGAGCGTTACAACCAGATCATCGACGTCTGGACGAACATCAACACCAAACTCACGAAGGTGGTGATCGACACGCTGGTGAAGGATCAGGACGGTTTCAACCCTGTCTACATGATGCTCGACTCCGGCGCCCGAGGTTCGAAGGAGCAGATCCGCCAGCTGTCGGGTATGCGCGGTCTGATGGCCAAGCCGCAGAAATCGGGTGTCGAAGGCGGTCAGCAGGTCATCGAGAACCCGATCCTCTCGAACTTCAAGGAGGGTCTGTCGGTGCTCGAATACTTCGTCTCGACGCACGGTGCCCGTAAGGGTCTGGCCGATACGGCGTTGAAAACGGCCGACGCCGGTTATCTGACGCGCCGTCTGGTCGACGTGGCGCAGGACGTCATCATCAACGAGGAGGATTGCGGCACGCTGCGCGGTCTGACGGCTACGGCCATCAAACGCAACGACGACGTGGTGCAGACGCTCTACGACCGCATTCTGGGCCGCACGGCGCTCAACGACGTGATCCACCCGCTCACGGGCGAGGTGATCTGCAAGGCGGGTCAGGAGATCACCGAGGACATCGCCGAGGCGATCGAGAAGTCGCCGCTGGAGTCGGTCGAGATCCGTTCGGTGCTCACCTGCGAGGCGCGTCACGGCGTCTGCGCGAAGTGCTACGGCCGCAACCTGGCCACGGCGCGCATGGTGCAGAAGGGCGAAGTGGTCGGCGTCATCGCCGCACAGTCGATCGGCGAGCCGGGTACGCAGCTGACGCTGCGAACGTTCCACGTCGGCGGCGTGGCCGGCGGCTCGGTCGTCGAGACCAACGTCGTTTCGAAATACGAAGGCCGTTTGGAGATCGAGGAGTTGCGTACGATCAAGGGCAAGAACGCTCAGGGCGAGGCGACGAACGTCGTCATCTCGCGCCAGTCGGAGATCCGCATCGTCGATCCCAAGACCGAGATCGTACTCTATACGCATCCGCTGCCTTACGGTGCCACGCTCTTCATGACCGACGGCGCCGAGGTGAAGAAGGGCGACCTGATCTGCGAGTGGGATCCCTACAATGCGGTCATCATCTCGGAGTTCGAGGGCAAGGCCTCCTACGAGAACGTCATCGAGGGCGTCACCTACCGCGAGGAGCGCGACGAGCAGACGGGTCTGTCGGAGAAGGTGGTCATCGAGTCGAAGGACAAGACCAAGAACCCCGTCATCAAGATCATCAACCGGGAGGGCGAGGAGGTCAAGTCCTACAACCTGCCCGTTTCGGCCCACGTCGTGGTGAAGGACAACGCCAAGATCCATGCGGGCGACATCCTGATCAAGATTCCGCGTGCCGTCGGCAAGTCGGGCGGCGACATCACCGGCGGTCTGCCGCGTGTCACGGAGCTCTTCGAGGCGCGCAACCCGTCGAATCCGGCGATCGTCTCCGAGATCGACGGCGAGGTTTCGTTCGGCAAGATCAAGCGCGGTAACCGCGAGATCGTCATTACCTCCAAGCAGGGCGACGTGAAGCGCTATCTGGTGCCGCTGTCGCGTCAGATCATCGTGCAGGAGAACGACTACGTGAAGGCGGGCAGCCCGCTGTCGGACGGTGCCATTACGCCGAGCGACATCCTGCGCATTCTCGGCCCGACGAAGGTACAGGAGTACATCGTCAACGAGGTGCAGGAGGTCTACCGTATGCAGGGCGTGAAGATCAACGACAAGCATTTCGAGGTGATCGTCCGTCAGATGATGTCGAAGGTGCAGATCGAGGATCCGGGCGACACCCGCTTCTTCGAAGATCAGATCGTCGACAAGTGGGAGTTCATGGATGTCAACGACGCGCTGTACGACAAGGTGGTCGTCACCGACGCCGGCGACTCCACGTCGGTGCAGCCGGGGCAGATCATTTCGCTTCGCAAGCTGCGCGACGAGAATTCGAGTCTCAAACGCAAGGACATGCGTCAGGTACAGGTGCGCGACATCGTGCCCGCGACCTCGAATCAGGTCTTGCAGGGTATCACCCGTGCGGCGTTGCAGACGTCGAGCTTCATCTCGGCCGCTTCGTTCCAGGAGACCACCAAGGTGCTCAACGAGGCTGCGATCCAGGGCAAGGTCGATCCGCTGGAAAACTTGAAGGAGAACGTGATCTGCGGTCACCTGATCCCCGGCGGTACGGGTCTTCGCGAGTACGACGACCTGCTCGTCGGACTCAAATCCGACGTCGAGAATCTGACTGCCGCCGCTCAGTAG
- a CDS encoding iron-sulfur cluster assembly scaffold protein has protein sequence MIYSHEVQQMCCVKKGANHESAPIPEEGKWVVAKEIKDISGLTHGVGWCAPQQGACKLTLNVKDGIIQEALVETIGCSGMTHSAAMASEILPGKTILEALNTDLVCDAINTAMRELFKQIVYGRTQSAFSEGGLVIGASLEDLGKGLRSQVGTMFGTLAKGTRYLEMAEGYCTRMALDENDEVIGYEFVHLGKFMDFVKKGIDPKEALEKAKGCYGRFAEAKKYIDPRHE, from the coding sequence ATGATTTATTCACACGAAGTGCAACAGATGTGTTGCGTTAAGAAGGGTGCAAATCACGAATCCGCACCGATCCCCGAAGAGGGCAAGTGGGTTGTAGCCAAGGAGATCAAGGACATATCGGGTTTGACGCACGGTGTGGGCTGGTGCGCGCCCCAGCAGGGTGCCTGCAAGCTGACGCTCAACGTCAAGGACGGCATCATCCAGGAGGCGCTCGTCGAGACGATCGGCTGCTCGGGCATGACGCATTCGGCCGCCATGGCATCGGAGATCCTGCCGGGCAAGACCATCCTCGAAGCGCTCAACACCGACCTGGTCTGCGACGCGATCAATACGGCCATGCGCGAGCTGTTCAAGCAGATCGTCTACGGTCGTACCCAGTCGGCCTTTTCGGAGGGCGGCCTGGTCATCGGCGCTTCGCTCGAAGACCTGGGCAAGGGCCTGCGCAGCCAGGTGGGCACGATGTTCGGCACGCTGGCCAAGGGCACGCGCTACCTCGAAATGGCCGAAGGCTACTGCACCCGCATGGCGCTCGACGAGAACGACGAGGTGATCGGCTACGAGTTCGTGCATCTGGGCAAGTTCATGGATTTCGTGAAGAAGGGCATCGATCCCAAGGAGGCGCTCGAAAAGGCCAAGGGCTGCTACGGTCGTTTCGCCGAGGCCAAGAAGTACATCGATCCGCGTCACGAATAA